A window of the Salegentibacter mishustinae genome harbors these coding sequences:
- a CDS encoding RagB/SusD family nutrient uptake outer membrane protein: MKKYSLIKILLLCLVFGVGVTSCSEKLDVREGQLNTGDLDYTDASNMDQPLIGAYYEFATRGWEEPLLLGVRGDDVNAGGLGDQQPFADTDMFTYNKDYWMYNSLWNVHYNDIINMNTAILQLENFKEFADAEDVARADQYIAEIKVLRAYLHFNLARVWEDVFIITSNQPEAELEQGVSSKADVMQFISDEMDSAIENLPDARPNERTDIQGGVTQYTAYAIKALAHQELENYQEVADAAGAIISSGKFSLYPDFYQLFKKPGELSNESLLEIQYSDYGTEAGGELYHLYAPFGPQNWTPERENAQSGWGFYEPSNKWIEFMIDRNEETRLETSVLFTDRGIADLEANGVEVPEFVSNTTPSGDIINDYARAKFASGKHYLPSVQLTDGRNNYSAGKNMIIIRYAEVLLMYAEAITLGANGSAISADEAVNIVRDRAGMPALSGVTHQQVLDEKFAELAMEWGIRYYDMIRHDKYGELSYDGRNFSADDEYLPYPQAQLDALPIEATAVDRDTPMNEILLQLN; the protein is encoded by the coding sequence ATGAAAAAGTATAGTTTAATTAAAATTTTACTGCTGTGCCTTGTCTTTGGCGTAGGAGTAACTTCGTGTAGTGAGAAGCTTGATGTACGGGAAGGACAGTTGAATACCGGAGATCTTGATTATACCGATGCCAGTAATATGGACCAGCCACTAATTGGTGCTTATTACGAATTTGCAACAAGAGGATGGGAAGAACCACTTCTACTTGGGGTAAGAGGTGATGATGTAAATGCCGGTGGATTGGGAGATCAACAGCCTTTTGCCGATACAGATATGTTCACTTATAATAAGGATTATTGGATGTACAATTCTCTTTGGAATGTACATTATAATGATATTATTAATATGAATACTGCAATTCTTCAACTGGAGAATTTTAAAGAATTCGCTGATGCCGAAGATGTAGCAAGAGCCGATCAATATATCGCTGAAATTAAAGTGCTAAGAGCTTACCTTCATTTTAACCTTGCAAGGGTTTGGGAAGATGTATTTATCATTACTTCCAACCAGCCTGAAGCAGAATTGGAGCAGGGTGTTTCCTCTAAAGCAGATGTAATGCAGTTTATTTCAGACGAGATGGATTCAGCTATCGAGAACTTGCCAGACGCACGTCCAAACGAACGTACAGATATCCAGGGAGGAGTTACACAATATACCGCTTACGCTATTAAGGCACTCGCTCACCAGGAGTTAGAAAACTACCAGGAGGTAGCCGATGCTGCCGGGGCAATTATAAGCTCAGGTAAATTTTCTCTTTACCCAGATTTTTACCAATTATTCAAAAAACCTGGAGAATTGAGTAACGAAAGTTTACTTGAAATTCAGTATTCGGATTATGGGACAGAAGCCGGTGGTGAATTGTATCATTTATACGCACCCTTTGGTCCGCAAAACTGGACCCCTGAACGTGAAAATGCACAGAGTGGTTGGGGCTTTTATGAGCCTAGCAACAAATGGATAGAGTTTATGATTGATCGTAATGAGGAAACCAGGTTGGAAACAAGTGTGCTTTTTACCGATAGAGGAATCGCAGATCTTGAAGCCAATGGGGTAGAAGTGCCGGAATTTGTTTCTAATACAACTCCTTCTGGAGATATTATTAACGACTATGCACGTGCAAAATTTGCAAGTGGTAAGCATTACCTTCCTTCCGTTCAACTTACAGATGGTAGAAATAATTACAGTGCTGGGAAGAATATGATCATAATTCGATATGCTGAAGTTCTTTTAATGTATGCTGAAGCAATAACACTTGGCGCCAACGGTTCAGCTATATCAGCAGATGAGGCTGTAAATATAGTAAGAGACCGCGCTGGTATGCCAGCCTTGAGTGGTGTAACCCACCAGCAGGTTTTAGACGAAAAGTTTGCGGAATTGGCTATGGAATGGGGTATTAGATATTATGATATGATTCGTCACGATAAATATGGCGAATTAAGTTATGATGGAAGAAACTTTTCAGCCGACGATGAATATCTTCCTTATCCACAGGCACAATTAGATGCACTACCTATCGAAGCAACTGCAGTAGATAGAGATACACCGATGAACGAAATTTTGTTACAATTAAATTAA